From the Marinobacter sp. es.048 genome, the window AACATCCAGTTTGGCCGGCACCCCATCGGTGCTGAAGCCGGAACGGACATACTTGAAGGCTTCTGTATCCTTGAGCTTCTTGCGGGCCAGGTTGGGCAGTTCGAGATCGTCGAACAGGAAATCCAGGAATTCTTCCTGGGTAATCTGGAACGCGAACTCGTCCATGCCCTCACCGTCAGGGCTGGCCTGTCCCTGTCCGGACCCCTGGCCTCCACCACCCTCGGGCTTGGGAATGGTGTCACCGGCCACAAACTCCTGGTTGCCCGGATGCACCACTTCCCGCTTGCCGCCCTGGCCGTGGTGGAAGATGGGTTCTTCGATGTCGCGGGACGGAATGCTGACCTTCTCGCCCCGTTCTATATCTGTGATCGAGCGTTTCTGAACTGCGTCCGACACCGCACGTTTAATGTGGTGGCGGTAGCGGCGCAGGAACCGTTCCCGGTTCACTGCGCTTTTGTTTTTACCGTTCAGTCGCCGGTCGACTATGTGGGTCATTCCCATGGCGTTACTCCAGCTCAGTGAATGGTCACTGACTTAGTGAGACTTGCGAACTCGCAGGTACCATTCGGCCAACAGCCGGACCTGCTTCTCCGTGTAGCCTCGATCGACCATACGCTCGACAAACTGCTTGTGCTTGTTCTGATCTTCCTGGCTTGCTTTCGGGTTGAACGAAATCACCGGCAACAGATCCTCGGTGTTCGAGAACATCTTCTTCTCGATTACGGAGCGCAGTTTCTCGTAGCTGAGCCAGGACGGATTCTTGCCACCGTTGTTCGCCCGGGCCCGCAGTACGAAGTTGACCACCTCGTTGCGGAAATCCTTCGGGTTGGAAATGCCCGCTGGCTTCTCGATTTTTTCCAGCTCTTCGTTGATCGAGGAGCGGTCGAGAATCTCGCCGGTATCCGGGTCCCGGTATTCCTGATCCTGAATCCAGAAATCGGCATAGGTGACATACCGGTCGAACAGGTTCTGGCCGTATTCGCTGTAGCTCTCCAGGTACGCAGTCTGGATTTCCTTGCCGATAAACTGCACATAGTGCGGGGCCAGGAATTCCTTGATGAACCGGAGATACTTCTCATGAGTTTCAGCAGGGAACTGCTCCTGCTCAATCTGTTTTTCCAGAACGTAGAGCAGGTGTACCGGGTTGGCGGCTACTTCGGTGGTGTCAAAGTTGAACACCTTGGACAGGATCTTGAAGGCGAAACGGGTGGAGAGCCCATCCATACCTTCCATCACGCCGGCGGCGTCACGGTACTCCTGGATTGATTTGGCTTTCGGGTCGGTATCCTTGATGTTCTGGCCGTCATAAACCCGCATCTTCGAGAAGATGCTGGAGTTTTCCGGCTCCTTGATGCGCGAGAGCACCGAGAACTGGGCCAGCATGTCCAGGGTGTCCGGCGCGCAGGGAGCGCCTTCCAGCGAGCTGTTGCTCAGCAGTTTCTTGTAGATCTCGATTTCTTCCGTCACCCGCACGCAGTAGGGCACCTTGACGATGTACACCCGGTCAAGGAACGCTTCGTTGTGCTTGTTGTTGCGGAAGGTCTGCCACTCGGATTCGTTAGAGTGGGCCAGGATCACACCGTCGAAGGGGACAGAGCCCATGCCTTCGGTGGTGTTGTAGTTGCCCTCCTGAGTGGCTGTCAGCAACGGATGCAGCACTTTGATCGGTGCCTTGAACATCTCCACGAATTCCATCAGGCCCTGGTTGGCTTTGCACAGGCCACCGCTGAAGCTGTAGGCATCCGGATCATCCTGGGAGAAATCCTCCAGCATGCGGATGTTGACCTTGCCCACGAGGGCGGAAATGTCCTGGTTGTTGTCGTCACCGGGCTCGGTTTTGGATACAGCAATCTGGTCGAGTACCGAGGGGTACATTTTCACAACCCGGAACTGGCTGACGTCGCCGCCGTATTCATGCAGGCGTTTGACGGCCCAGGGCGACATAATGTTCTTCAGGTAGCGGGAAGGGATGCCGTATTCCTCTTCGAGGATCTGGGCGTCTTCAGCCGGGTCGAACAGGCCCAGCGGTGATTCGTTTACCGGCGAGCCCTTGATGGCGTAGAAGGGCACTTTCTGCATCAGTGATTTGAGCTTTTCTGCCAGGGACGATTTACCGCCGCCGACGGGGCCAAGCAGGTAAAGAATCTGTTTCTTTTCTTCCAGGCCCTGGGCGGCATGGCGGAAGAAGGAGACGATGTTTTCTACGGCGTCTTCCATGCCATAGAACTCGGAAAATTCGGGGTACCGCTTGATGACCTTGTTGGAAAATATCCTTGAAAGCCTCGGATCTTTCGAGGTGTCGACGAACTCTGGTTCGCCAATGGCAATTAACATTCTCTCAGCGGCCGTGGCGTAGGCCGTTGGGTCCTTTTTGCAGATCTCCAGGTATTCTTCCAGGCTGTATTCTTCTTCCTGAGTACTCTCATACCGGTCTTTGAAGTGCTGCAGTATGCTCATAGATTGCCCTCGCTCGCTGTATCTTCAGCTTTCAATGCACGCAATTTCCCCGTTGCAGTCAGTTCCGCCCGCCTGGGCGGTTTATTTAGTTATGGGTGGAAGGAATGGATACTTACAAGCCTGTGCACGATCCTGTCGAGGTCGGCTTGCTTACTTTGAGCTTAGTTCACGGTTCGGGAGTTGGACAGTGTGTGAGTGGTTAAGGTTCATTAAATTATGTTAGGCGGGTGTGTTGGTTTTGTAGCTTGCCGGGTTTCTGGGGGGGCAGTGTGAGGGGGCTGGAGTGCACCGGGTGGCTTTCTGAAAACGAATTGGCAACTCGCTTCGCTCAGACATCAAATTCGTTGTCAGAAAGCCACCCGATACACTCCGATCAGGCCACGGAGGCGACCGCCTGAAGGCAGGCTAGAGTTTGGTTAAACGGAAGACGCTTTCTGAGGCGTTTTCCAGACCTTTTCTCTTTGTAAACGGATGATCCTTGGCCAGGGTGTTGGTCAGGATGTGCTCGATCTTGTAGTCGCCCTGGTAGAGCTCCCGCACTTCTTCGTCGCTGACGTTGAACGGCGGGCCCTTGATTTCGGTGTCGTAGTCCAGCGTGATCAGCAGGATTCTGGTGCCGTCCGGAATGATGGCGGTCAGATGGTCAACATAGCCTTTGCGCATGTGTGGCGGCAGGGCAATCAGGGCGGCGCGGTCGTAGACCAGTCGCACGTGTTTGAGGTCTTCCGGTACCAGTTGGAAGAAGTCGCCGCACCAGAGTTGCAGGTTTTCGTGTTTGAAGGTAATGAAGGGTTCGCCGGGGTGAACTTTCGCGTTCTCGCCGGCTTCTTCGAAGAAGTCCTTGCAGGCCAGTTCGCTCAGCTCTACGCCGATGATGGGGTGGCCGCGGTCGTGGAGCCACCACATGTCGTGGGCTTTGCCGCAGAGTGGGACGAAGACGGCATCGGTGCCTTTGCCGGCCAGTTCCGGCCAATGGTCATAGAGGTACTTGTTAACCGTGCCCTCGTGGAAACCGATTTCCTTTTTGGCCCAGCGTTCATGCCAGAATTCATGTTCCATGGTTCATACCCTGTTCATGCTTGCATATCTTGAGTTTTGGACGTTTATCTCAGTCTACCCTAATCTGTGGCCATCTGGATTCAGGAGAAAAGTATGAAAGCGGTGTTCCTTGATGCCAAAACCCTTGGCGATGATGTCGATCTGTCGCCCATCGAGTCGGTGACGGGCGGGCTGAAGAAATATGAACGGACAGCGCCGGATGAGGTCCTAGAACGCATCCGCGGATTTGATACCGTTCTGGTCAACAAGGTGGTGCTGCGCCGGGAGCATTTCGAGGCCTGCCCGGAACTTGAAACCATCGCAGTGGTGGCGACCGGCTTGAACAACATCGATCAGGCGGCGGCGAAGGATCACGGCATCGAGGTGATGAACGTGACCAACTATGGCCGCTCCACGGTGGCTCAGCACACCATGGCGCTGATGCTGGCGCTGGCCACCCG encodes:
- a CDS encoding PrkA family serine protein kinase → MSILQHFKDRYESTQEEEYSLEEYLEICKKDPTAYATAAERMLIAIGEPEFVDTSKDPRLSRIFSNKVIKRYPEFSEFYGMEDAVENIVSFFRHAAQGLEEKKQILYLLGPVGGGKSSLAEKLKSLMQKVPFYAIKGSPVNESPLGLFDPAEDAQILEEEYGIPSRYLKNIMSPWAVKRLHEYGGDVSQFRVVKMYPSVLDQIAVSKTEPGDDNNQDISALVGKVNIRMLEDFSQDDPDAYSFSGGLCKANQGLMEFVEMFKAPIKVLHPLLTATQEGNYNTTEGMGSVPFDGVILAHSNESEWQTFRNNKHNEAFLDRVYIVKVPYCVRVTEEIEIYKKLLSNSSLEGAPCAPDTLDMLAQFSVLSRIKEPENSSIFSKMRVYDGQNIKDTDPKAKSIQEYRDAAGVMEGMDGLSTRFAFKILSKVFNFDTTEVAANPVHLLYVLEKQIEQEQFPAETHEKYLRFIKEFLAPHYVQFIGKEIQTAYLESYSEYGQNLFDRYVTYADFWIQDQEYRDPDTGEILDRSSINEELEKIEKPAGISNPKDFRNEVVNFVLRARANNGGKNPSWLSYEKLRSVIEKKMFSNTEDLLPVISFNPKASQEDQNKHKQFVERMVDRGYTEKQVRLLAEWYLRVRKSH
- the tmpT gene encoding thiopurine S-methyltransferase gives rise to the protein MEHEFWHERWAKKEIGFHEGTVNKYLYDHWPELAGKGTDAVFVPLCGKAHDMWWLHDRGHPIIGVELSELACKDFFEEAGENAKVHPGEPFITFKHENLQLWCGDFFQLVPEDLKHVRLVYDRAALIALPPHMRKGYVDHLTAIIPDGTRILLITLDYDTEIKGPPFNVSDEEVRELYQGDYKIEHILTNTLAKDHPFTKRKGLENASESVFRLTKL